The following coding sequences lie in one Lacerta agilis isolate rLacAgi1 chromosome 4, rLacAgi1.pri, whole genome shotgun sequence genomic window:
- the LOC117045013 gene encoding T-cell receptor-associated transmembrane adapter 1: MECFQCIFCWVPLGFVMTIMIISLAKNISYYLKEKKRKDKIYEDYQQYDPSSGEFYTEECPVYDNLNHHHHQDILNESCYEQMNAHPHTSANEVQQTAERQMCYASLDHSVRRKHKNPKKKKYPTLEVDEDQLTRSSNLPSDSCIYLNSEQLNAENKLAEDPTHEDPHRLFGLIHTMTDANC, encoded by the exons ATGGAGTGTTTTCAATGTATCTTTTGCTGGGTACCTCTTGGTTTTGTAATGACAATTATGATTATTTCCTTGGCGAAGAATATATCGTACTacttgaaggaaaagaaaaggaaag ATAAAATATATGAAGACTATCAGCAATACGACCCAAG CTCTGGTGAGTTCTATACTGAAGAATGCCCTGTTTATGACAACCtgaatcaccatcaccatcaagaCATACTAA ATGAAAGCTGCTATGAACAAATGAATGCCCACCCTCACACATCTGCCAATGAAGTACAG CAGACAGCCGAGCGTCAGATGTGCTATGCTTCCTTGGATCACAGTGTCAGGAGGAAACACAAAAaccctaaaaaaaagaaatatcctACCTTGGAAGTGGATGAAGACCAACTCACCAGAAGCAGCAACTTGCCCTCAGACTCCTGCATTTACCTCAACAGTGAACAACTGAACGCTGAGAATAAACTGGCTGAGGATCCAACTCACGAGGATCCCCACAGACTATTTGGGTTAATTCACACTATGACTGATGCCAATTGTTAG